From a single Nicotiana tomentosiformis chromosome 2, ASM39032v3, whole genome shotgun sequence genomic region:
- the LOC104102829 gene encoding uncharacterized protein: MSKQSGVVKLIRQAKLIIWDEAPMEKCQIIETVDRSFRDIMDVNVPFGEKVMVFGGDFRQVLPVVPKSTRAETVNASLVKSYLWPLMKKIYFTTNMRARADPNFSNFLLRVGSWDEQTVKKNLICLPEQIVIKHNSDDKAEECLIREIFPSLHQNASSA, from the coding sequence ATGTCAAAACAGAGTGGTGTTGTTAAGTTAATAAGACAAGCAAAAttaataatatgggatgaagcacccATGGAAAAGTGTCAAATAATTGAAACAGTTGACAGGAGCTTTCGCGATATAATGGATGTCAATGTACCTTTTGGTGAAAAAGTAATGGTCTTTGGAGGCGATTTCCGACAAGTATTGCCAGTTGTTCCAAAATCTACAAGAGCAGAGACGGTTAACGCAAGTTTAGTGAAATCATATTTGTGGCCTTTAATGAAAAAGATATATTTCACAACTAATATGAGAGCAAGAGCAGATCCAAATTTCAGTAATTTCTTACTTCGTGTTGGTAGCTGGGATGAgcaaacagtaaagaaaaacttAATATGTCTTCCAGAACAAATAGTTATTAAACACAATAGTGATGATAAAGCAGAGGAATGCTtgataagagaaatatttccatCACTACATCAAAATGCTAGTTCTGCATAG